The Chanodichthys erythropterus isolate Z2021 chromosome 5, ASM2448905v1, whole genome shotgun sequence sequence TACATGTTGTACTGACATTGTATTTTATATGACGTTTTAAAAGCTGTGCTAATCTTTGAAAAAGCTGAAACaaattaaattgtaaataaaaattgACAGGATCAATAATGAAAGCCGAGACATTGCACAATTTTCAGAAAATATCATACATATTTCAAAACTGTGTAGCTGttattgttataataataataataaataataataaatcgaGAGGACTCTTATTTTAGAATCAAGAACAttgattaaacaaatatttttaaaggctttaaaagaaaacatttttattaagtattggtttattttaattttgtgcccaaaaacttttaagttaCACAATACAATACACTGTGAGGATTTGGGAAAACAGTctattgtttgaatgttaaagggacagttcaccccaaaattaaaattccatCATCAAAATTCCATCATCAAAATTCCATCATCAGCCTCAAgttgttgttccaaacataaatgaattctgttgaacacaaaataagatcaTTTCATTGACTTCAATAGTAGGCCTATAAAAAAAACTACTATGGAAATCAATGGGGCcaatcaactgtttggttactgacattcttcaaaatatcctcTTTTGTATTCACCAGAAGAAAGACATTCATACCGGtttgttaaattatgatttttcattttaatttgtcattcaattttcattttttgtgtgaattatccttttaacatttaaggtaGTGTAAAAACTAACATTTATattaacagcaacaacaacaacaacaattattattattatattaaattaaattatatataataaggTGAAATGAAGGACTCTTATTCTGAAGGTGTGCCTGTGTGACTGGTAGTGCTGCTGATGTCTGTGGCTGCTGTTGttctgtgtgtggttacctagATGATCCACGATTAAATTtgtatgttttgtgatggttgttcatgagtctcgcttgtcctgaacagttaaactacccaacatttttcagaaaaatcctccaggtcctgcaaattcttcagttttccatcatcttttgcatatttgaaccgatttgaaccctttccagcagtgactgtgtgattttgaaatccatcttttcacactgaggatgactgagggactcaaacacaactattaaaaaaggtttaaacattcactgatgctctaGAAGGAAAAACGATGCATTAAggtgtgaaaacttttttaatttaaacatcaagataaattttacttaatttgtcttccaggaaacatgtgAGTATCTTCTGTAGCTTCCGatgggcagtactaaatgaaaaattttatttaaacaaaataagacaaatttggacatcttcatcttgttcaaaagttttcaccccccggttCTTAATGCATTGGgttttcttctggagcatcagtgaatgtttgaaccttttgtaatagtgtttgagtccctcagttgtccttcagtgtgaaaagatggatctcaaaatcatacagtcactgctggaaagggttaaaatatgcaaaacatgctaaagaaaactgaagaatttgcaggacttgaaggatttttctgaagaatattGGGCAGGCTAACTGTTCAGGACAAataagagactcatgaacaaccatcacaaatcataaaaacagtcgttGATCattcaggtaaccacacacacagtattaagaatcaagggtatgtacatttttgaacgggtaatttttataaattcagctattttttaactatatgtaaacatcttttatggaaaatatcttattcagcagtactaaataaaaaataacacacattttgcatgatccctcttattttgttaaaatattttttttaaaataacattttgcagattctgcaaggggtatgtaaacttttgagcacgactttatatatatatatatatttaatatggtGAAATGAAGGACTCTTATTCTGAAGGTGTGCCTGTGTGACTGGTAGTGCCGCTGATGTCTGTGCTGTTGTTCTCAGCAGCAGCTGCGcactcaaaaacaaaaatatgtccGCGCTACCTGACGGTAAAAAGCTGGTCCGCAGTCCGAGCGGACTCCGCATGGTACCGGAAAACGGCGCTTTCAACAGTCCGTTTTCCCTGGATGAGCCGCAGTGGGTTCCGGATAAAGAGGTACTGAATCTCGATCAcagatgataatgatgatgctGTGGTTGATCTGTCTCTGTCTTTGGGCGTTGTTTGCTCAAGGCAACACGAGCCAACAGGAAATATTTAAGTTTTCTAGATGGtgttacaaagaaaaaaagatgtcAAGACTCTGATCTTTTGAACAGATTTGGTCTCCCATGCATGAAAATCAATGCTTTATAGAGTGTGTGTATGCTAGCGAACATTCACGACTGTGGACAACAACACTGGACAACAACTCTCTATGTGGATTATTGATTGATTTTTGGGGAATGTGTCATGAAACAAACTTTCTCCAGTGATTCTGTATATGACAGAAAAGCGACTGTCAAATGGATAGCCACGCCCACTCATTAATATTATGCTGAGCTATGCAGAAACGACTAACGTACATTATTATATCTTTACAACACATTCCGTGTTCGCGCTTTAAATTTAAAGGAAGAAACAACTCGTCCAAGAAATTCCCTGTATACGTAACAGGAATGTTTTACAATGCTGTGAAGTGTGAACTAATACGAGTCAAGGATTTGATTTTGGGAGGGATAGATATTATTGAAGCTGTACTATATTATGTAAGCATGTTAATAAATTATACAGCTTTATTGGTGAGAATATGTACTGAACTGTTTTATTTTACTCAAACAAGCTGTTTTGGCTCACCGTGGCAGCTGTAAGATAACATTAGCAAAAAGCCCTGTGTATTTTGGTTTTGGCCTTCATTGTATTACTGCTACGCCCAGATATGAGAACTAAATGCAGCTAAAGTCTCTAGGGTGTTCTGTCACACTTTTACAATGAAATGCTATTGACTCTTGCAGCATGTACAGTTATACAGGCTCCTGTTCTTCTCTATATTAAGAGCTTATAAAAAATTTATGTTTCATTCTTATCCTCTCTTAGTGCCCCAGATGTATGCAGTGTGACACTAAGTTTGACTTCATCACCAGAAAGGTAAGCATGTGAATCCATCTTGTGTAATTTTGTACAGTTATGGGTGTTTGCACATACAGGACATCAGTTTTATCGCTGGAAGTCGCTGTATTGTTGCTTTTAGTGGGCATTCCTACATCTGGATATCTTAACATTACTGGAAATCTGCATAAATGTCTGTAAGCTTTCAAAGTCTGATaacaaatgatttaaaatgaaagatttatttatttgtcacaGAATACAACTTGCAGTTGAATGTAAACCTGTTCATCTACTCCGACAAtgcttaatatatataatagtagtgttgtcaaatcgattaatcgtgattaatctaCATAaaatctaacataaaagtttgtaaacatatgatatactgtgtgtgtgtgtgtgtgtatatatatatatatatatatatatatatatatatatatatatatatatatatatatatatatatatatatatatacacacacacacacacacacatatttttaacaaacttttatgttatatGCAATTAGTTGTGATTAATTGACTGCACTAATAAATAGTTGATAACATAAAGTAGTAAAATATGCAAGAACAGGAAAGTACAAAAATTGCAGGGTGTTACGAGGTAGTAAcagtaataaaaacaaaaaataggaCATATTGCTGGGAAGAAATGGCATGTCATTTGACAATTTGACAAGGAATTTGTGTTCTTGCtgcaaaaaatgaacattctttGAATAAAATTGCAGTGAATGATGAAGATGAACGATTATCAGTGCATATATCAAATTCACATAGAatggattatttatttttatcatataTATTGCTGTATGTGGGTGTCCACATTGTGTCCCTGCTCATTTGCATGAAGTTAAACTTTTCTCAACCACATTACATCGCTCGATTAAAAGATGTTCGCAAAAACCTCATCATTTGACTCCCAGTCACTTTGTTGCTTCAGTTTCAGTTTTATTTGTTCCTAAGTGTCCTTGTTTTTAGTTTTGCAATAATATTGCATTGCAAGTTTTCCTTCCTGTTTaattttttctccttttttcttCCTTCTTCTTACTGATTGTTCTTTTAGTGTGCCTATATATCTCTGTATTTGTGGTTATGTGATAGTGTTTAGGGCATAACATTCTATAttgtgtaaattaaaaataatgttttttatatgttttttttttttttacatccatTATATTGTAAAAGTCCTTCCCCTGAAATTAAAACTAATAactatattgtaatataatgttagcatgatataaataaattactcgTATCATGACTTTGTTCATACCCATAGCTTGTGTGCACGTATATTTGTAATTCGACCATGATATGTTTTATACTTCACTATTGTGTGTTTGAGGGAACTGCAATGGATTTAAAGCAATAAGTGCTTCTTCTTTATATGTCAGCATCACTGTCGGCGCTGTGGTCGGTGCTTCTGTGATAAATGCTGCAGTCAGAAAGTGGCTCTGCCCAGGATGTGTTTTGTGGATCCGGTTAGGCAGTGTGCTGAGTGCAGCCTCATCTCACAGAAAGAGATGGAGTTTTACGACAAACAGCTTAAAGTGCTCACTGCCGGTGGGTTGAACAAACACGCACTCAAATGCTTTTAGCTTGAGACCACTGACACACTTATACCCACTTTTGCATGCATAGACTCACTAAAGTTTATGATGTTGCTAAGTATAGACAATGGAGAGTGTATGTATGTTGCATAACTCCTGTAGCTTACTTCAGTGTACACTGACTTAATGAGTAATCCTTTACCTGAGACTCAACTTCACTGCTGCTGGAAATAGAATTTAGCCACTCTGTGTTTGCATGAGTGAGTTTGGCAAAGGTTGTTCTGATGGAATCCCATAAAATACACGGTTCTGCGATCACATCTAGGGATGCATGATAAATCAGTACTGTATATTGATTATCAGCCTTTTTATATTGAATATGTAATTTTGCATGCTCgtctattttattatttaaaccaCCTTTTCTTTCATCTAAAACACACTTAAAGTTTGTGTCTATCACTGTAAagatgctttgaaacaatctgtattgtataaagcgctatataaataaaggtgacttgacttgaaatgAAATCTTTAGCACATCTCAAAATGATAATGCTGTTTCATactgtatattaatatattgtcaTACCCAAGTTCACTTGAGGCATGTAAAACAATTGATTTTTTGGTGTTTTGATTAATTCAGCCTGAAAATAATCAGCATATCAGTATCagccagaattttaatatcagttcTTTCCTAAAATGTTTCCTCAATGATattcgttcaaaagtttggggtcagtaagaattttattttgaaaggaataaataaataaatccagcagggatgcaataaattgattaaaagtgacagttacTTTTTGAAGTCTTTTTGAATGACTTTTTCATTGTTAGAAaaatttgaactttctattcatcctgaaaaaatgtatcatggtttccacaaaaatattaagcagcacaactgttttcaacacaaataataataataataataataaatgtttttttgagcagcttataaagatttctgaaggatcatgtgacactgaagactagagtaatgatgctgaaaattcagctctgccataaattaaattttaaaatatattcaaattgaaaacagctattttaaattgtaatattatttaaaatattagtgtttttactgtatttttttatatcaaataaatgcagtcttggtgagcataagagacttctttcattatcattaaaaattttactgaccccaaacttatgGTAGTGTACATCACACAGATGTGTGCATTTTCATctggatttaaagggatagttcccccaaaaatgaaaattatcccatgatttactcaccctcaagccatcctaggtgtatatgactttcttctttcagacgaacacaatcggagatatatttaaaaatatcctggctcttccaagctttataatggtagtgaattgGGGGGTgcgattttgaagcccaaaaaatgtatccatccatcataaaaataatccatacagctctaagaggttaataaaggccttctgaagcgaagtgggtttttgtaagaaacatccatattaaaaactttaactataataactagcttctggcagaaTTTACAGCCTTTTTCCTGCATTGTAGGAGGAACTTTCATGGTCAAAGTGGGTTCCTCGGAGAAATCAGAGACCATGGTCTGCCGTTTGTCCAATAATCACAGGTATGCATGTAGGCACCCACAAATTGACTTCTTTAGATGTAATGTAGCATATCTTAAagcatatctttttttttttttttttttttttttttgctctcagGTATCTATTCCTAGACGGTGACAGTCATTTTGAGGTGGAGCTATCTCGTATTTCCAGTATGCATGTGTTGACTGAGGGGTCAACCCCGGGAGGTGAGGTTTTGTTGAGAAACTTGTCAGAGCAATATGATCAATTATTTGATTAGatttaggctgcatttatgTGATTTAAAAATGCAGTCAAAttatgtaatattgtgaaatgttattacaattaaaaataactgttttatatatttaacatatttattatgtattttattttattgtgttgcaaagcaaagctgaattttcaggatcattactccagtcttcagtgtcacgtgatcctttggaagtcattctaaaatgctgatttggtgctcaaaaaacattccttattattgtcaatgttgaaaacagttgtactgcttaaAGGTGCAgaaagcaatttctgagaaacactgctgATATTAAAAATCAACACCCAAACAAACACGTGCCTCCCTTTATTGCTCCACatccaaaataacaaacacacTAGGCAAAACAGACAACCACTAACCATAGACAGATTGCACAAGTATGGATGAATCAGCTGTAATCCAAAAACAACAGCATACAATAGTGTATCCTGGTTCTGTGAAACATGGCAAAACCAATGTCACTCACGTATCGAGCAGAAACAAAATAACCTTGGTGTccgttttcaggccttcctgcTCTCTAATGTCTCTCTGGTGCCGGAAAGCTTTTGTCTGAATGTAACCCTTCTTTTTCGAATTATATTCCTCTGACTTTTCCTCTTTGGTAATATATCAGCCATCTCtcctttctacagtctttctacAAATATCCCacttgctcactctctctctccccccccATCATGATCGGacttactgctgattggctacaggTGTGTTGAGGTGCTCCGCGGATCAGTCTGATTCACTTTGTTTTTTCTCTATTTACACAGTTAGGACTGTTACAAACTCAaatttttttcagcacacacacagaacagACATCTTGAAAATGTTCACAAAATTGTATGATTTAGGTGTTGATTTAAAtcttctcagaaatcgcttactgcaccattaatatttttgtggaaaacgtgatacttttttatttcttttttgatgaatagaacattcagaagaaattaatttaattgaaacagagatcttttgtaatattaaaaatgtctttactgtcacttttgatcaacttaatgtgcccttgctgaataagtattagtttcttaaaaaaaaaaaaaaaaaaaaaaaaaaaaccttgaggaatttttttctttaaagcaTTGCTGCTACAGAAGTCAAGGTAAACTTACTAGTTATGCTCAGCCTAGCCTGTTGTTGTTGGGACAACTGGGACAACCAGTTTTTAATTAGTAACCAGAGTGCTGTCTGTCTATGAATCACACAGCCCACTTTTAAAAGAGCATCATCACCAAAGTCTTAGTATCACATTATCATAAATTACTTACAGTGAACGTCTTTTCTGGATTGATCCCAGATGCGCATAACTTACTGTAATACGAATTAATACTTACTGTAATTTGCTTTTAAACACAAATTCTTGCATGTAGATATAAAGAGATATGATTATGAGTTgagatttattctgttacatcTTACAGTACTGTATACAGGCTTTATCTGATATACAGAGATTTCTTTAAAAGCTTCACATATTATGACACAAGAAGCTTCAAATAATCACATGACTGCATGAATGCTGGATTGTTTTCTCCTTTAACTGAATGCTGATGGGTATTAACATTGCACTGTAGTACTGAATGAACTTAACAATGGAGAAATACACATACATTGGCCCAAAGTAGTTTTTGGACACTTTAACCCCACTTaaaaatgtcattgcattagatatAAAGTATCGAACCTTGtgcaaacaaatgctgttcaAGCTTTTCTCTGGACTACACATTTcggagacattttttttttgcagggaCTTTATAATGTACTGGTCCCAAGGCAATTTTTATAGGATTTATAAAAAGTCTGTTTACACATACATGCCacttgttttgatattttgtaaCTAATGCAAAAATGTTCAGACATTTTTATGTGACTTGCATGTCCAAATACATGCAATTTCTATAAATTTACTTAGTCTGATGCATACCTGTACAGATAAatctttttctgtttgtttataTTTCTTTCCTTTTAATGTTCTCTTCTTTTCTTTGACTTCTTTGTACTCCTCTGCATTAAGAGAAAGATATATGCTCGTACACGAGCTTGCTGGACAGTCAAATATCTGAAGGTCAGCGTCCCTCTGTCTATTTCCTTGCtgtctattttatttttccttgtCTAAAATATGTGCCATTTAGTTTGttttccttgctgttcctgtcaTATGATATAAGTGACCTTGCATGCACTCATTTTCCTGTGACCCCAGTGTAAGTAATGGAGTCAAAGCAAGGCAGTCTCATGAAAGGCCACATGTGCATGTTTAATGTGATGGTCCACCAGACTTCAATGTTTTGCTGTCGTATTATGTGATTCACAAATCTAATTTGTGCATGTACAAAGTACAactaaattaactgtaactACTGTCATGGCAAACTCTGAAAGTTGCCTAGACAAATATTGTGTTGAATCCCACCACTGACCTTAGACCTGTTTTTTTTCAGGGGGTTCTCTCCGTGCCAGTGGCATGGTGCTTCAGTACAAGCCACCAGGATCTCAGAACCTTCAAGAGCTCCACATGGACACTGCTGATGACAAGCGTGTTTCGTCTGCCTGGCTTGTAGCCATGCACAAAGTAGGTGTGAGTGAAAGGGGGGGgaaaggatatatatatatatatatatatataatatatatatatatatatatatatatatatatatatatatatatatatatatattataatatatattataatatatattatatatatatatattatatatatattatatatatatataatatatataatatatatataatatatatatataatatatatatataatatatatatatataatatatatatataatatatatataatatatatatatataatatatatatatataatatatatatatataatatatatatatatatatatatatattatatatatattatatatattatatatatatatatattatatatatattatatatattatatatatatattatatatatatattatatatattatatatatatattatatatatatatatattataatatatattatatatatatatattatatatatattatatatatatatataatatatatatatatataatatatatataatatatatatataatatatatatataatatatatatatatatatatatatatataatatatatatatatatatatatatatatatatatatatatatatatatatatatatatatatatatatatatatatatatatatatatatatatatatatatatattatatatattatatatatattatatatatataatatatatatatataatatatatatatataatatatatatatatataatatatatataatatatatatatatataatatatatatatatatatatatatatatatataatatataatatatatatatataatatatatatatatatatataatatatatatatatatattatataatatatatatatatatataatatatattatatatatataatatatattatatatatataatatatattatatatatataatatatattatatatatatatatatatatatatatatatatatatatatatatatatatatatatatatatatatatagaggtGCTATAAGTATAACATACAGATTTTGTTCTCACTCAAatagaattatatatataattctatTTGAGTGAGAACAAAGTCTGTTTGTCATACTTATATTATGTTAATATTATGTTTTCTGTTCCCTGCTTGTCTAGGCTGCCAAACTGTTGTATGAGTCAAGGGACCAGTAATATGACAAAGGAAAAAGCACAGTGCTGGAGACAGAGAGGGAAGGATGGAACAAAAAGAaggagagacagatagagagagaatgagagagagagagagagagagattaaaaCCAAGTATTatgtgttattcatttttacatGTACTCTAAGATGCTTGTATGATTTATATTCAATATTTTGCTTCTACTCCCTGTTGAGACAGATCAGATTTACTTACAACTTCTCTGTCTGTGCTAAGGGGAGGACCAAGTTTTCCGATGATTCTCGTGCAATATGGACATGTATgataatatataaacacaccATTTAACAGATGCTTTAAGTGTAGTCTCGCGTATCAAAGTTttgtaaacaaaatatattttgtcagATATTCTTATTTTAACACAAAATGCTGTGTATCTACTTTTTACTGCCCAAGTATATACAATATGtagtcttttttctttcttaacatatttgaaacacTTTTGGAATTGTTTTTCTTACACTACAGAATGATGTTTGAGGTCTTCATTTGTTGTAACGTGTTTGCGTCTGCAGAGCAAGATTTCCCTTTTTTAGAAAACTGAAATTAGATCA is a genomic window containing:
- the zfyve21 gene encoding zinc finger FYVE domain-containing protein 21 isoform X1: MSALPDGKKLVRSPSGLRMVPENGAFNSPFSLDEPQWVPDKECPRCMQCDTKFDFITRKHHCRRCGRCFCDKCCSQKVALPRMCFVDPVRQCAECSLISQKEMEFYDKQLKVLTAGGTFMVKVGSSEKSETMVCRLSNNHRYLFLDGDSHFEVELSRISSMHVLTEGSTPGEKDICSYTSLLDSQISEGGSLRASGMVLQYKPPGSQNLQELHMDTADDKRVSSAWLVAMHKAAKLLYESRDQ
- the zfyve21 gene encoding zinc finger FYVE domain-containing protein 21 isoform X2, which encodes MSALPDGKKLVRSPSGLRMVPENGAFNSPFSLDEPQWVPDKECPRCMQCDTKFDFITRKHHCRRCGRCFCDKCCSQKVALPRMCFVDPVRQCAECSLISQKEMEFYDKQLKVLTAGGTFMVKVGSSEKSETMVCRLSNNHRYLFLDGDSHFEVELSRISSMHVLTEGSTPGGGSLRASGMVLQYKPPGSQNLQELHMDTADDKRVSSAWLVAMHKAAKLLYESRDQ